The genomic window GTAAAGACCTTATAGGGATCGCCCTGCTTATTGGCGATATTCCATGGCTCAAAAAGCAGGTGGCCAGGAAAAGAACTCGCCTGGATGCCTTCGTGGTGGAGGTGCTGTTTGATATCGGCGTCGATGGCCCGCGAAGCACCGTAGCGGCGATTCCAGAACACCGCGGAGGCCTGGATTTCTTTCGCAATCGCGGGGATTGCCTCGCGTGCGGCACCTGTGCGGAAGATGAGTTGAATGCCGAGTGCTCTAAGCTCTGCGTGCAAGGCTTTGAGGCTGTGGTGGAGCCACCACTTGGACGCTCCGCCGAGGGGGCGTATCTCAGGGGAGTGCTCATCGAGCAGATAGACCGCCACCACTTCCTCGGCAGATTCGCAGGCAGCGAGCAGCGCCAGGTTGTCTTGGACTCGAAGATCATCTCTGAACCACAGCAATGCTCCCATGGCAGAAAGTGTAGGGCAGGTGCCCATCACACTTCGAGCGACACCTGGGATGCTGCTGGGCTATCGGCAAAAAACGGGCTACTGAGGCTCGGGGCTTACGGTGAGGGGGATGGCGCTGAGGCAGGCAATGATTGAACCACCAGCAACAGTTAAGAAACCGAAGATGTTGATGGTGGTGGGGGCATTGAAGATGTAGAAGGAAGTAACACCAAGGATCACTGACAGCATCGAGATGGTGTGGATGATCGCCACAGGGCGGCTGCGCTGGCGGTGTCTACGCATTGCAGCGATGCTCAGAGCGGCAATGAGCAGCACCGCGACATAAAAGATGGCGGGAAACCACTGCGAGGTTATGGAGGTAGATGGCTTGGAAATAAGCGCATATACAAACGTCCCGAGTAGCAGGGCAAGCAGCGCGATGGATGCGATCAGGGGAGTGAATTTGGAGTTCATGGCATGCACCTTCTTCGCTTGCGGTTGCTCCTCACGTTATCGCTGGCTTCAACGCCGCAGCAATGCCTAGACCCTGAAGGAGGGTAGTAAACGTGCAGTAGCTTCTGCGATGCTGCAAAACTCCCGGATGTGGGCGGTGGTCTGGATCAAGCAAAAAAGAAACGCCGCCGAGGCGTCTTGTAACCTCGGCAGCGAGACGAGTGCAACGTGGCACCAGCATCAGGGGCAGGTGATGAGTATTCGCCTTAGCCCCAAAGCCCCAGCGCCTTGCCGATGAAGTAGATGGCCACACCAGATCCCACCAGGATGAGGATGAGCAAGAGCACGAAGACGAGGATCGCGCCGATGATGTAGGCCTTGGCCTCCTTGCGCTTTGCCTCTGGGCTGGCGATGGCCTCTTCCAGCAGGCGCAGGTTGCGCTTATTGGCCTTAAAACCGAAGTCAAAGGCCTGGCCGATGAAAGGGATCGCGCCGATGATCATATCCACCATGATCATCAACCCCATGCGCAGCAGCACAATGATTGGCACGCGATAGCGGATCGCGTCGGCCACAATGCCCATCGCCACCAACGCACCGGCGACCGCGCCGACACCTGGCACCAGGCCCATCACCGGATCGAGCCCGAAGCGCCGCTGCGTACCGGGCACCTTAATGGAATCGTCCATCACATGGGCGATCTTGCTGCTAATGGTGTTTGGCTTTTGAGCTGGTTGGGACACGGATCGAGGCCTTTCACGGGGTAAGAAAAATTTTTACTCAGGGGAGGATACCCGAGTTCGGAGATTTTCAGACATTTTGTGCCCACGCTTTTCGACGCCACGCTATGGTATCAACCAACGCCACTAGTCCATGCCGTCCAAGAGGAGTTCCAAGGGATGCTGCCAACAAAAACTATTCATCAGTCTCTTTCCTAAGGCCGCGTTTGTTGGAAGTGCAGCCATCAATGGGCTTGTCCGCCTTTTCTCATCTTCTCGAATCCGGATTACGGCAGTGACCACGTAGCAATTAATAGCGGAACCGATTCTGTCAGCTCATCGACCCTCAACGCGTCGGCTGAGCGCCCCTGTGGCGTGCACCTCAAGGCTGTTGAAACGAAGATTCTGACGCATCTGCCCAAGCTCTGTGCGGAGATGGCTGGCGATTCAGGGATAATCCACCCTATGAACAAGTGGATGCCCACCGCATTACTGTTGCTCCTCGCGCAATTGGTCGCAGTCTTTGCGCTCGACGGCAGCGCTTCCTACACAATGTGTGTTGGCGCAGTGCTGATGCTTACAGCACTGACCTTTGCATGGGCGCCTCAGCAAGCCCGGCGTGTGCTACTGGTCGGCAATGATTCTGTTCGCGGGCTTCGTCGCCGCCTGATTGGATGCCACGCTTGCGAAGGTGTTCGTCTCGGTGGCGCTGTTTGTAATCACCGCCTGGTCAACCGCAGGCGACCGCTAGGCATCCTTGACGATGTGTAACAAGCGGCATTAAAAGCAAAAGGCTACGAGGGATCCCTCATTCCTAGTATCGACGATTGAGGGTCAAATTGACTTTTGCGGTCATTCTTTAAAATTTCGACAATATTTTGGCACAAATAGTGCGATTTCAAATTCCAGAGTTTAATATTGAGTTGTGTTACTTGCGATTCGGGTTTCTAACTACAAGAGTTTTGCTGGCGAGGCTATTCTCGACCTGCAAAAATCCTCCTTCCATAGAACCCGCCCTCCGGAGGGGCGGGAATGGGACGATGTAGTGCATCCATTAGCCGGAGTGTTTGGCCCGAATGCTTCTGGAAAATCGAACCTTATCGAACCCCTGAGTGTCGCAAAGTGGATCGTTATGGATTCGGTGAGGGATCCGGACTCGACCAAGACGCTTAGGCAGCCGCATGCCTGCCACACTGAGAAAGCGTCGAGTTTCGCATTCGACTACTTAGGTGCTGATCCGGTCAATCCGGAAAGATCCATCAGGTACCGCTGGTCTTTAGAGCTAGATGATTCAGGCATTGTGGCGGAAATTCTCGAGGCGGCCACCACGTCTCGTTGGCGAGTAGTATTCGAGCGAAGCCGTGAACAAATCAAGTTTGGCGGTTCTTCAGAAATTCCGAAGGCGTCTCAAAAAAGTATTGAGGCACTGCTACTGCCCTGGGCGAGTGTGCTTTCCGCCTGGGGAAGTGTGAGAGATCAAGGTTCTTTATCGAGCGCCCGTGACTTTTGGTTCGATCTTCAGCCAATTCGGGTTGGGCAGTCGTCCGGACCAGACCAGTTAGGAGCCTTTCGCCCTGGATGGCCTGTACGGACGGAAACTGTAGCTAGTTGGTTCCAGGATCCTGCTCGGCTCGCTATCGGAATGAAACTGCTTCGTGTTGCTGATGTTGGTATCACGGGTGTGCGAGTGGAGGAACATCAAGCACCTGTTGAGTTAGTCGAAAAGATTGAACGCGTGAATCGTGTTGCCGCAGCGATCCTTGCAGGCGAAGAGCCGACTCCTGACCTCTTAGCGGAGACCGAGATGACGGACGCGGACAGGAAGAAGCTCAGGTCGCTTTCATTACGATTCACACACGGGGAGCATCACGGCGAAAAATTCGAGCTGGATCGTTCGGCGGAATCTACAGGTACACTTTGGTGGCTCGAGCTTACTATCCCTTTACTAGAAGCCCTTGCAACTGGCTCGACGGTCGTTGTAGATGAATTCGCATATGGTCTTCACCCGGTACTGAGTGATCACTTAGTCAGCATGTTTGCGGATCCGAACCTTAATAGGTACGGCGCGCAGTTACTGTTCACATCACATGATTTCATAGTCCTTGATTCACAATCTGAGACAGCTATGGATAATGATTACGTGTGGCTTGTTGAAAAGCACCGTGGCGAGTCTGAGCTGATTCATCTTTCAGACTTTCCGGTCAAGGAAAACCACAATCGACGCAAGCGTTATCTCACAGGTAAGTACGGTGCACTGCCGCAACCTGGTTATCTTGCCCCCTCGGATATTTTCAAGCTGCGCTCTCTACTCACATCATCCAAGATGGGAAGCGTTAAGCAATAATGTGCGAGGTGTGTAATGGGTAAGCTTCGGCGAAGTCGCAGGGTGCGAGAGGAACGATTCACCGTTCTACTCTTGTGTCAAGGGGTGAGAACTGAACACGATTATTTCCGGAGGCTTGTTAGCGATAAACGTATTCCGGGGGTTCGTGTTCAATCGGACCCCCTAGATCCAGCGAGACTCGTACACAAGGCAATTCAGCTAAACCGTGACGAAACTTATGACGCGGTGTTTGTGATTGTCGACAAAGATGAATTTCTGCCGGAGAACCTGAGGGAAGCTAGACGGAAATGTGAAGCTGCCTCTAAACCTGCATCCAAAAAGGGGGTCGGGGGTGTTCAGTACCGTTTGGTGGTGACTATTCCGTGCTTTGAAGCTTGGCTGACTGCGCATGTTGAGGAAGTGCGCTCTCCATACACCGTGCAGCAGGTGCAGCGAAAAGCAGCCGAACTCCGCCTGGTCGATGCTCGCAAGAAGAAATACCTCGCGGAAGATTTTCCATTACACAACTGGCAAATTGCGCGTAGAAATCTTCCAGAAGTTAGCTACGGACAATTCGATTTGAGCGCGGGAACAAGTGTCGGACACCTGGTGTGGTATCTGCAGGAAGTTGTCCATTCAAACCTCGACAATCGAGCCAAAGTGGAGAAGATCGACGAAAACGGTTCTGGAGCGCCTCGCCCGAAGTGAGCGGTGGGGTGAGGGGTCCCGTTTTCCGGGCCAGAGCCACCTAGTGATGAATCAAAAAGCTAAGCGACAGCTGTGGTCACGAATCCTGAGGCGGGCCAGCTAACAATCAATTATTCCGGCGTTCCTATCGAGCTGCCAGAGCATTGCTCAATTCTTGGGGCACGATCACAGCATGATCGCATTTGATACCAAGGTGCTTGACGCAAAGTCGGCGCGAACCGGACTCTCCGCCGGGTTTGTGCTCATTGCCTTGGTGCTGTGCGCGTGGATGTACTGGTTGGCGGGGAACGCTCACGCCGCTGGGGCAGGTGGGTTGGCTGGGCCTGGATTCGGTGGAGGTGATCCTGCTCGTCCTCGCCGCAATTGCGCTGCTGACGTCTTTGCGCTTGGCCAGAGTGGTGCTGTCTGCACTTGGCGGTGTTGTGTTACTCGACGCGATGAGTGAGGGCCTGGATCAAGCGCTCGGGCTCTGGTTCGTGGAATTGCCGTTTGCCGCATTTTGCCTGTGGTATGCCCAACGCCTTCATGCCCAACTGAATACCTAGGGGTGGGGTAGCCCCCGTCAGGTGCGAACTACCCTACGAGCTTTTACTATGAAAAGAAAAAGCCCCGAGAGGAGCCTTCAATGGGTATCTCAGAACTTTGGCAGCTGGTGGATCGTCCGCGACCTTCGGCTCGCAGCGTGAAGTGGCTCTACCTGCTGTGTGCCCTCATCATTGGTGGGGCAATGGCGTATGTGGGGATGCGATGGGAAGACATTCCCTCGCGGGTGCCCACCCACTGGGGCGTAGACGGGCCAGATGATTTTGCGCCGAAATCGATCAGCGCTGTTTTTATGGGCAGCTTCGTCTTTATCGGCACCATTGTGCTCATGGTGGTGGTGACCGGGTTTGCCACCTACGCAATGAAGCAAAATGAATCCGAAGCACACCCCGTCGACCGTCGCCTGCAAAGTGCACTCAACCGGGTGCTGACAGCCAAAATGATTGCCTATATCAGCCTTGCACTAGCGCTTATAACCGCGGTGATTCAAGTGTGTTCGGCGCTGCCCCAGTACCAGCACGTGATGGATGGGATGGGACTGTTCATTGGCGTCATGATTCTCGTGCTGGTGGTGCTGGTGCTGTTGCTGTGGTGGGCCAGTGCGCAAACGCGAGGTCTGCAACAGGCAATCGAGAAGGCCCAGCAAGCCGGGAGGATGCCACAGGGTGCTGAGGTAGAAGGCGTGAATGACCACTACAAGTTCGGGCTTTTCTACTACAACCCCGAGGATCCGCGCATAACAGTTGAGCGTCGCTTTGGCATCGGCATCGACTTCAACTATGCGCACTGGCAGGGCAAGCTATTTGCCGCCATCATCATTGGCACCGTGGTGGCGTGCGTTGCGTTGCCCTTCTTGCTGAGTTAGCAAACACCAACACCCCTCCCGCGTCTGGCATTCGAGGCGGGGAGGGGTGGCGCGTAAAAGCTAAGGGGCCTTAGCGCTTGGAGCGGTACCAGCGGATGAGCTCGTCGGTGGAGGAATCGCCGGAATCGACGTCCTGCTCGCCACTGACGGCCGGGGCAAGGTCATTGGCCTGCTGCTTGCCAAGCTCAACGCCCCACTGGTCGAAGGAGTTGATGTCCCAGATCATGCCCTGGGTGAACACGATGTGCTCGTAGAGGGCGATCAGCGAACCAAGCACGTAGGGGGTGAGTTCCTCGGCAAGGATCGTGGTGGTGGGGCGATTGCCCGGCATCACCTTGTGGGGCACGACCTCGGCGGCCACGCCCTCGGCCTCGATCTCCTCGGCGGTCTTACCGAAGGCCAGCACCTTGGTCTGCGCGAAGAAGTTGCTCATCAAAAGATCGTGCATCGAGCCCTCGCCACTAGCCGTGGGCAGATCCTGCTTGGGGCGGGCAAAGCCGATGAAGTCCGCGGGGATCAGCTTGGTGCCCTGGTGCATGAGTTGGAAGAAGGCGTGCTGGCCATTGGTGCCGGGTTCGCCCCAGAAAATCTCGCCCGTACCGGCGGTTACCGGGGTGCCATCGCGGCGCACAGACTTGCCGTTGGACTCCATGGTGAGCTGCTGCAAGTAGGCGGGGAAGCGGCCCAGATCCTCGGAGTACGGGAGCACCGCGTGGGTCTCGGCACCGAAGAAGTCGTTGTAGAACACGCCCAACAGGCCCATGAGTACCGGGATGTTTTCGCGGAAATCGGCGGTACGGAAGTGCTCATCCATGGCGTGGAAGCCCTCAAGGAAGCGCATGAAGTCCATCGGGCCGATCACGGCCATCAGCGACAAGCCGATGGCGGAATCCACGGAGTAGCGGCCACCGACCCAGTTCCAGAAGCCGAACATGTTCTTGGTGTCGATGCCGAACTCGGCCACCTTCTCGGCATTGGTGGAAACAGCCACGAAGTGCTTAGCCACGGCGGCCTCATCGCCGAACTTCTCCAGCACCCAACGCTTGGCGGCATGGGCATTGGCAAGGGTCTCCTGGGTGGTGAAGGTCTTGGAGGCCACCACAAAGAGGGTGGACTCGGGATCACATTCGTCCAAGACTGCGACCATGTCTGCGGGGTCCACGTTGGAGACGAACTTGGCGTTAATGCCAGCGGTGGCATACGCCCGCAGCGCCTTCACCGCCATGGCAGGCCCCAAATCGGAGCCACCGATGCCGATGTTCACCACCGTCTTAATGGTGTGTCCGGTGTAGCCTAGCCATGCACCGGAGCGCAAAGCGGTGGCGAAGTCTCGCATGCGAGCCAATACCTCATGCACGTCGGCGGCGACGTCTTGGCCATCTACCCCGAGTTCGTCCGAGACTGGCATGCGCAGCGCCGTGTGCAGCACGGCGCGGTCCTCGGTGTTGTTAATGTGCTCACCGGTGAACATCGCCTCGATCTTGCTTTTCAGATCAGCGGCGTTGGCGAGGTTTACCAGTGCATCGAGGGTGTCGGCGTCGATGAGGTTCTTGGACAAATCGACGTGTAGGCCAGCGGCATCAAAGCTGAAGCGCTCGGCGCGGTGTACATCGGCACCAAACAGCGAGCGCAAGTTGGTTGCTTGTAGCGCCTCGTGGCGCTTGCCCAGCGCCTCCCACTCGGGGGTGGCGGTGACGTCGAAGGACATAGTCGAGCTCCATTTCTCATTCAGAAAACAGCGTTTGGGTTTATGCCGACTTTATTTCCGATCGGTCATAGTTCACCTTCAACGCTAGTCCAGTTTTGCCCGAATCGCTGCCAGGCAGTCACCCAAATGCATCACAGTGGAAGTGGGGAGCGGGGGACGTCGAAAAGCTTTGTGCCAGATCATTCACTGGCGTTGCCGAGCTTGCCACGGCCCATACGCAGCAACAAGCTCGCTAGGACGGGGCCTTCCTCGCCGATCTCCTCGCGGAATTGATTGATGATGGCAACCTCGCGAGTGTGAACCAGGCGAGTGCCGCCGGAGCCCATGCGTGTTTGACCGATCGCCTTAGAGATGAGGGTACGACGTTTGACGGCGTCGAGAATTTCGCGGTCCAGGCGATCGATTTCCTTGCGATACTGCTGGATTTCCGCATCAGACAATGGATCGTCGGTGCCCGTGGGCATGCGTACCTGGAATAGCTCCTCGCTCATGGGGAACTATTGTGCCATGATTGACTCCATTTTCGCCGCGCAATGGCTGTTCGAATGCGAATCCGGGGTGGGGTTGTAGGTTGGTAGGCGATGAATACGCAGTCACCTTTTCAGCCGCACAACAGCAACCCTTTCCAAACGCAGCAAGCCCACGTGACACCCCACGGCGCGTCGCAAACCAGCGCACCAGAGGCATTAGTGGAAGGGCTCAATCCGCAGCAGCGGGCAGCCGTTGAGCACATCGGTAGCCCCCTGCTCATCGTGGCCGGTGCAGGATCGGGCAAAACGGCGGTGCTGACCAGGCGTATTGCTTACCTCATGTCCGCTCGTCACGTGCCGCCGGGGCAGATTCTCGCCATCACCTTTACAAACAAAGCCGCGGCGGAGATGCGCGAGCGCGTGGCGGAATTGGTGGGGCCGGTAGCGAATCGCATGTGGGTGTCTACCTTCCACTCAACCTGCGTGCGCATCTTGCGTGAGCAGGCACAATTGGTGCCCGGGCTGAACACCAACTTCACCATCTATGATTCCGATGATTCCAAGCGCCTGCTGCAGATGATCGCCAAGGATCAGGGCCTTGACATTAAGAAGTTCACCCCGCGCGTGCTCGCCACCGCCATATCGAATCTGAAAAACGAGCTCACCTCACCGCAGGAAGCACTCGACGCTGCTCAGGGCACCCGCAATCCCTTTGAAACCACGGTGGCTGAGGTCTTCGGCGTGTATCAGGCACGCTTGCGCGAATCGAACGCGGTGGATTTCGATGATCTGATCGGCGAAGTGGTGCGCATCTTCCGTGAACATCCGCAAGTCACGGCCTACTATCGGCGCCGTTTCCGCCACGTGCTCATCGACGAGTATCAGGACACCAACCACGCCCAATACGTCCTGGTGCGTGAGCTCGTCGGCACCGGTGCAGACGCCAGCGAACTGTGTGTGGTGGGCGACTCGGATCAGTCCATCTATGCCTTCCGTGGGGCCACCATCCGCAATATTGAAGAGTTTGAGAAGGACTACCCGCAGGCCACCACCATCCTGTTGGAGCAAAACTATCGCTCTACACAAACCATCCTCAGCGCCGCCAACGCGGTGATCGCCCAGAATGAGCATCGGCGAGAAAAGAAGTTGTGGACGGCCCTCGGCGAGGGGGAGCAGATCGCCGCCTACGTTGCCGACAACGAACACGACGAAGCGCGCTTCATCGCCAACGAGATTGACGCGCTGGAGTCGCGCGGGATGTCCTACGAGGACATCGCGGTGATGTATCGCACCAACAATTCCTCGCGCGCCATTGAAGACGTATTCATGCGCACCGGCATCCCTTACAAGGTGGTTGGCGGCACCCGATTCTACGAGCGCAAAGAAATCCGTGACATCGTTGCCTACCTGCGTCTCCTGGACAATCCCGATGATGAAGTCAGCCTGCGGCGCATCATCAACACCCCGCGCCGAGCCATCGGTGACAAAGCTGTGGCGACCCTCGCGCTTCACGCCCAACAACATCAGGTGAGTTTGCACCAGGCGCTTATCGACGCCCACGCGGGCAACGTCAACGCCCTGAACCCTCGAAGCCGCAACGCAGTGGGCAAGTTCGTGGAAATGATGGACGCCCTTCGAGCCGAGGCCGAGACCCGGGTCTCCGAGGTCACGGGCATGCCCGATATCGGTGAAATCATCAGCCGCATCCTGGACGCCACGGGGTACAAGGCACAACTCGAGCAAAGCAATGATCCCCAAGACGGCGCACGCCTGGATAACTTGCAGGAGCTCGTCTCAGTGGCGCGCGAGTTTTCATCCGAAGCCGCCAACCAGATGGCCTATGAACAGATGGACGGATCGGAGCTAGAGCTGGCGGAAGGGGAACCAGAGCCCGGCAGTGTGCAGGCCTTCCTTGAGCGCGTCTCGCTCGTAGCAGACGCCGATCAAATCCCGGAACACGACCAAGGCGTGGTCACGCTCATGACCCTGCACACAGCGAAGGGTCTCGAGTTCCCTGTGGTGTTCCTCGTCGGCTGGGAAGACGGACAATTCCCCCACATGAGAGCCCTTGGCAACCCCAAGGAACTGGCAGAGGAACGTCGCCTTGCGTATGTGGGCATCACGCGCGCCCGCAAGCGCCTGTACCTCTCGCGTGCCATGCTGCGCTCCGCGTGGGGTAACTCAGTAACGAATCCGCCCTCACGCTTCTTCACCGAGATCCCCGAAGAGCTGCTGGATTGGCGCCGTGAAGAACCCACTGCCCAAGACCCCTGGGGTGGCTTTAGCTCCCGCAGCTATAACGGCGGCGGATGGTCCGGTGCGCACCCCCAAGCTGGGCGCCCCAAGAAGGTGGCACCAAAAATGCCCACGCGTTCCAACGCCCCAGCGCTGAAGTTGGTGGTGGGCGACCGCGTAAATCACGACAAGTACGGTCTCGGCACCGTACAGGAAGTCACAATGGTTGGCAGTGCTGCCACCGCCACCATCGACTTCGGATCATCCGGCACGGTGCGCCTGATGCTGCTGCCGGGCCTACCGATGGAAAAGCTCTAGCAGTTCCTGCCAGTTAATCCATTCGGTACCCCGGAGGCTTCGGCTTCCAACTGCTCACAGCCCCGATGGTGAAGGCCACCAGTGGGACGAGCAAGGCAATGAAGCCGGTGTACACCGGATCGATGCCCACCCAGGCGCGAGTGCCGTAGTCGTAGATCATGCCATTGGCATCTCGGCTGGCGGGTGTGGCGTTTAACCAACTCATGGCGTACGCCACCGCAAGTGGGACCCATGTGCCCAACGCTGCCAGCAGCCCGGTAGACGTTGCCGCCAACAACCGCAATTGCTTGGAGGAGGCACCAATATTTGCCAATTGCTCTTGCATTCGGCGCAGATCTTTTAACCCCAACACGTGGGTGATCGCAACAATGATGAGAAGCCCCAGGGCAATGCTGGCGGACATCACCATCGAATCGTGGACACTTCGTGGCGAGGGGTAGCTGCCCACGCTGGCGCTTGGATCCACCTTCGAGAGCGCCTCACGAACCCGCGAGATCTCATCATCGCTGGGCTGATGTTCTGCGAAGAGTAGCTCGGCGGCGTTCTGCGCCTTGATGCCCAACTTCTTGGCGGTCGCCTCAGTCATCAGGATTTCGCGCGAATCTTCAGGCAATAATGCGGCGATCTGGGCGTCGATAAACCACTCTTCATCGTCGTCGTAGGAGTATTCGTGGAGCACAGACGGGTGGAACTCGGCGTAGGCGCGCGACACCAACACGGCACCAGAACGCATGGCATCTTGAGCCTTTTTGCGGTCTTCGGGACTCAGCCTGAAGGCATCAATGATTGTTGGCTCGGCAATGAACATCGAAGAAGGAGTGCTGAGCACGAAGTTCACTGACGGCTCCATATTCACCGACAATGGGCAATGGGCCTGAACCTCAGCGGAACCGGTCTCGCCGCAACGCTCGATCGACACATCTGCTGGATCTGGGGTCAGATCGTAGTCGCGCTCTGGGATCTCCACTTCTACCGAATTGCGAATCGCTAGGTGTTGTTCCAAAACTTCGCGAGCTTCCCCAAACGCTGGTGCATCCGCGCTGGTTTCGTCGTTGAATGACTCGAGGCTCAACACCGAAGTGTTGTAGGTGCGGGAATTGAGATCGACCTGTTTCGCCCTGATTAGATTTTCTCCCTGCACTAGCAGGCTGGCCACCAGCGTCACGCCAGCGACGGCCGCCAGAGCAGAGGCGGAGCGCAGCATTTGGCGCCGCATCAAAGTAGCGGAAAGCCGAACCATCAGTGGGCGCCGCAGTGCCGAGCACGCGAGGATCATCGCAGGCACGCTCAACACGATGCTCACCAGCAGGGCGAGCACGGCCAAAGGGCCGGCCGCAAAGAAAGCAAACCGCTCTGGTGGGAAGAACACACCAGAGGTCAATAGTCCTGCACCCAGCAGGATCATCGCGGTGAATACAGGACCAATGGCCATCCACGAGCTCCAACGCCGCATTCTGTCAACGCGCCCACCACTTGCGGCCTGGGAAATATTATTGTGGGAAGCCAGCCACGCGGGCAGGTAGGAAGCGAGCAGGGCGCCCACGATCGCCAAGACGAAGCCAAAGAGCAACTCCTTCCATGGCAAAGCGATGGCGGCCTCCGGCAGGCGAGACTTCCAAACGATCGCGCACACGCTGGCACCCACCACAAGGCCACCGGTGGCGCCAATGATTCCCGCCACGAGCCCGTAGCCGAGCACCGCGATGCGAATGTGGCGCCGGGTAGCGCCCTGGGAGCGCATGAGCGCGAATGCCTCTCCTCGCTGCGCTGCGCTGATAGAGAAGACGGGGGCAATGCACAGCAAGATGAGCAGCCCGGCAATCGCCAGCACGGACGCTGAAATGAGCAGGAAGAATTCGTCCGTTTCGTACAGCCCATTATTGGCGTCGGCGTCCGAGAACTGCGGATACAGTTCTTCCCTGGGCGGCGGATTGTCCGCGACGTCTTGGGATTCAACGACATAGCCTTGGGCGTTGAGGTCCTTGACGTCCTGCCATCTCATGGCGCGGGTGCCGCTGAGTACCCAGTAGGAATCCGGCAGTGATTGAATCTCTTGTTCGCTCAGTAAGGTTCCAGGGCGAGCAACGCTGCTGCTGGCACCAATGACTCCAGAGACTGTGAGGTTTTCGCGGCGGTCATCGAAACCAGAGTCCTCATCGGTGACGGTAACCGTCACCTGATCGCCCACGCCTATGCCGAGGCGTTCGGCGTCGGAGAGGCCTATGACAATCTCGCCTTCACCTGGCGTAGCGTCTCCAAAGCTCAGAGTTTCGGGATCACGCAATTGCAGGGAAGTGGAGACCGGAGGCGTCGAGTGCTCGCCAGGGTTTTCCAGGCGCACGGTGATGCTGGCGGCGAGGTCGGCGCGGAACCCATCCGGAAGGGCCGCTTGCATCTCATCTTCAGGCCCCGCGCCTTGGCTTTGAGCCCCCTGGCAATCGGCAGCCCAACCATAAATGTTTTGTTCGCAAGGCTTGCCAAAGTAGCTCGCCTTATTGCGCAATTCCAGTGATTGTGCAGCTTGAGTCCGCGTGGCGTTGTCGCTGACCCCGTAGGAGTACAGCCCCACGGGAAGGGCAACCAGTAGCACGGCAAGGATCGAGCGCCACCAATGCCGTCGAATGTCGCGCAAGGTTGGCCGCAGCGCGGCGCGCATGGTGTTCAAGGCGGACATTAGGCACCTGCCTCGGTGATTTGGCCGTCACGCATGTAGATCACGCGATCTGCCCATCCGGCAAAACGTGCCTCGTGGGTGACAAGGAGCCCCGCGGCCCCGGCGTCTACGCGGTCGCGTAGCACTTTCATCACGGCATCGGAGGTTGCGGTATCCAACGCGCCGGTGGGTTCGTCGGCGAGGATCACATCGCGGGATCCGATGAGCGCTCGGGCAATGGCCACGCGTTGTTGCTGTCCGCCAGAAATTTCATCTGGGAAGCGTTCACGCATGTTGGGCAGCCCCACTTCCTCCAACGCCTGTTCGACGAGGTGCTCAATGTCGGCGGGGCGTTGGCCCTCGAGCTCGAGTGGGAGCGAGACGTTTTCACCGATGGTGAGTTCGGGAACGAGGTTG from Corynebacterium gerontici includes these protein-coding regions:
- a CDS encoding ABC transporter ATP-binding protein, which encodes MSTPIELREVNMIFGSQQFPVTALDRVNLQLQPGELVAVMGPSGSGKSTLLNVAGLLQRPTSGKVFIHSEDTAGLSDAKLAAFRRTSVGVVFQRFNLVPELTIGENVSLPLELEGQRPADIEHLVEQALEEVGLPNMRERFPDEISGGQQQRVAIARALIGSRDVILADEPTGALDTATSDAVMKVLRDRVDAGAAGLLVTHEARFAGWADRVIYMRDGQITEAGA
- a CDS encoding FtsX-like permease family protein; the encoded protein is MSALNTMRAALRPTLRDIRRHWWRSILAVLLVALPVGLYSYGVSDNATRTQAAQSLELRNKASYFGKPCEQNIYGWAADCQGAQSQGAGPEDEMQAALPDGFRADLAASITVRLENPGEHSTPPVSTSLQLRDPETLSFGDATPGEGEIVIGLSDAERLGIGVGDQVTVTVTDEDSGFDDRRENLTVSGVIGASSSVARPGTLLSEQEIQSLPDSYWVLSGTRAMRWQDVKDLNAQGYVVESQDVADNPPPREELYPQFSDADANNGLYETDEFFLLISASVLAIAGLLILLCIAPVFSISAAQRGEAFALMRSQGATRRHIRIAVLGYGLVAGIIGATGGLVVGASVCAIVWKSRLPEAAIALPWKELLFGFVLAIVGALLASYLPAWLASHNNISQAASGGRVDRMRRWSSWMAIGPVFTAMILLGAGLLTSGVFFPPERFAFFAAGPLAVLALLVSIVLSVPAMILACSALRRPLMVRLSATLMRRQMLRSASALAAVAGVTLVASLLVQGENLIRAKQVDLNSRTYNTSVLSLESFNDETSADAPAFGEAREVLEQHLAIRNSVEVEIPERDYDLTPDPADVSIERCGETGSAEVQAHCPLSVNMEPSVNFVLSTPSSMFIAEPTIIDAFRLSPEDRKKAQDAMRSGAVLVSRAYAEFHPSVLHEYSYDDDEEWFIDAQIAALLPEDSREILMTEATAKKLGIKAQNAAELLFAEHQPSDDEISRVREALSKVDPSASVGSYPSPRSVHDSMVMSASIALGLLIIVAITHVLGLKDLRRMQEQLANIGASSKQLRLLAATSTGLLAALGTWVPLAVAYAMSWLNATPASRDANGMIYDYGTRAWVGIDPVYTGFIALLVPLVAFTIGAVSSWKPKPPGYRMD
- the pcrA gene encoding DNA helicase PcrA, which translates into the protein MNTQSPFQPHNSNPFQTQQAHVTPHGASQTSAPEALVEGLNPQQRAAVEHIGSPLLIVAGAGSGKTAVLTRRIAYLMSARHVPPGQILAITFTNKAAAEMRERVAELVGPVANRMWVSTFHSTCVRILREQAQLVPGLNTNFTIYDSDDSKRLLQMIAKDQGLDIKKFTPRVLATAISNLKNELTSPQEALDAAQGTRNPFETTVAEVFGVYQARLRESNAVDFDDLIGEVVRIFREHPQVTAYYRRRFRHVLIDEYQDTNHAQYVLVRELVGTGADASELCVVGDSDQSIYAFRGATIRNIEEFEKDYPQATTILLEQNYRSTQTILSAANAVIAQNEHRREKKLWTALGEGEQIAAYVADNEHDEARFIANEIDALESRGMSYEDIAVMYRTNNSSRAIEDVFMRTGIPYKVVGGTRFYERKEIRDIVAYLRLLDNPDDEVSLRRIINTPRRAIGDKAVATLALHAQQHQVSLHQALIDAHAGNVNALNPRSRNAVGKFVEMMDALRAEAETRVSEVTGMPDIGEIISRILDATGYKAQLEQSNDPQDGARLDNLQELVSVAREFSSEAANQMAYEQMDGSELELAEGEPEPGSVQAFLERVSLVADADQIPEHDQGVVTLMTLHTAKGLEFPVVFLVGWEDGQFPHMRALGNPKELAEERRLAYVGITRARKRLYLSRAMLRSAWGNSVTNPPSRFFTEIPEELLDWRREEPTAQDPWGGFSSRSYNGGGWSGAHPQAGRPKKVAPKMPTRSNAPALKLVVGDRVNHDKYGLGTVQEVTMVGSAATATIDFGSSGTVRLMLLPGLPMEKL